The Sesamum indicum cultivar Zhongzhi No. 13 linkage group LG6, S_indicum_v1.0, whole genome shotgun sequence genome has a segment encoding these proteins:
- the LOC105165309 gene encoding sulfate transporter 3.1-like: MGNADYTYPWSNDYNSHAAASHRVAIPPPQPFVKSLKNTLKETFFPDDPLRQFKNQSPRKKLVLGLQYLFPILEWGPRYTLQFFKADLIAGITIASLAIPQGISYAKLANLPPILGLYSSFVPPLVYALMGSSRDLAVGTVAVGSLLTGSMLGQVVNANDDPKLYLHLAFTATLFAGLFEAALGIFRLGFIVDFLSHATIVGFMGGAATVVCLQQLKGIFGLDHFTHATDMILFMRSVFTQIHQWRWESAVLGCVFLFYLLLARYFSKKKAKLFWISAMAPLTSVILGSLLVYFTHAEKHGVQVIGELKKGINPASIMDLNFDSRYLTAAIKTGIVTGIIALAEGIAVGRSFAMFKNYHIDGNKEMIAFGMMNIAGSCTSCYLTAGPFSRSAVNFNAGCKTAVSNIVMAFAVMITLLFLTPLFYYTPLVVLSSIIIAAMLSLIDYEAAIHLWHVDKFDFVVCMSAYIGVVFANIEVGLVLAIGLSIMRVLLFVARPRTLVLGNIPDSKVYRSVDQYQNANNVPGLLILEIDAPIYFANSNYLRERISRWIDDEEDKLKASGDTGLQYVILDMSAVGNIDTSGISMLDEVKKIVDRRGFKLALANPGAEVMKKLNKSKFLETLGQEWLFLTVGEAVGACNYMLHSCKPKSTADDQSEKYSNNIV; the protein is encoded by the exons ATGGGCAACGCCGATTATACGTATCCATGGTCCAACGATTACAACTCGCACGCCGCCGCGAGCCACCGCGTGGCCATCCCTCCGCCGCAGCCGTTCGTGAAGTCGCTGAAGAACACGCTGAAGGAGACGTTCTTCCCGGACGACCCACTCCGGCAATTCAAGAACCAGTCGCCGAGGAAGAAGCTCGTACTCGGGTTGCAGTACCTTTTTCCCATCCTGGAGTGGGGCCCTCGTTACACGCTGCAGTTCTTTAAAGCCGACCTCATTGCCGGGATCACCATAGCCAGCTTGGCCATCCCACAGGGGATTAGTTATGCCAAGCTCGCAAACTTGCCGCCAATTCTTGGCCTTT aTTCGAGCTTTGTTCCTCCGTTGGTTTACGCCTTGATGGGGAGCTCGAGAGATTTGGCAGTGGGGACGGTGGCGGTTGGATCGTTGCTGACGGGTTCCATGTTAGGCCAGGTGGTGAATGCGAACGACGACCCTAAACTCTATCTCCATCTGGCTTTCACGGCTACACTCTTTGCGGGGCTTTTCGAAGCTGCGTTGGGTATTTTCAG gCTAGGGTTTATCGTGGATTTTCTGTCGCATGCAACGATAGTAGGGTTCATGGGGGGAGCAGCTACGGTGGTGTGCCTCCAACAGCTCAAAGGCATATTTGGACTTGACCATTTTACCCATGCAACtgatatgatattatttatgcGTTCTGTTTTCACTCAAATTCATCag TGGAGATGGGAGAGTGCTGTGCTGGGAtgtgttttccttttctaccTCCTGCTCGCCAGATACTTT AGCAAAAAGAAGGCAAAGCTGTTCTGGATATCAGCAATGGCGCCATTGACATCAGTGATACTGGGAAGTCTTCTGGTTTACTTCACACATGCTGAAAAGCATGGTGTCCAAGTG ATCGGAGAGCTAAAGAAAGGGATAAATCCAGCATCAATAATGGATCTCAACTTTGATTCGCGCTATCTGACAGCAGCAATCAAAACTGGCATTGTCACCGGCATTATTGCTCTGGCT GAAGGAATAGCTGTAGGCAGAAGCTTTGCGATGTTCAAGAATTACCACATTGATGGCAACAAAGAGATGATCGCTTTTGGAATGATGAACATTGCTGGTTCTTGCACTTCTTGTTACCTCACTGCAG GGCCATTTTCGCGATCAGCGGTGAACTTCAACGCAGGGTGCAAAACGGCAGTTTCTAACATAGTGATGGCATTTGCAGTGATGATAACGTTGTTGTTTCTAACTCCATTGTTTTATTACACGCCCCTCGTGGTGCTCTCCTCCATCATTATAGCTGCGATGCTCAGCCTCATAGACTATGAAGCAGCCATCCATCTCTGGCACGTCGACAAATTCGACTTTGTCGTCTGCATGAGTGCCTACATCGGCGTCGTCTTTGCCAACATCGAAGTTGGCCTAGTCTTGGCG ATCGGATTATCTATTATGAGGGTACTACTCTTTGTTGCAAGGCCAAGGACACTGGTTCTTGGCAACATCCCTGACTCCAAGGTTTACAGAAGCGTTGATCAGTATCAGAACGCGAACAATGTTCCTGGACTTCTGATTCTTGAGATTGACGCTCCCATTTACTTTGCTAATTCAAACTACTTGAGAGAAAG GATCTCAAGATGGATTGATGATGAGGAAGACAAGTTAAAAGCATCAGGAGACACGGGTCTGCAGTATGTTATACTTGACATGAGCG CGGTTGGAAACATTGATACAAGTGGGATCAGCATGCTTGACGAGGTTAAGAAGATCGTTGACCGAAGAGGGTTTAAG CTAGCGTTGGCCAATCCGGGTGCTGAGGTGATGAAGAAGCTAAACAAGTCGAAGTTCCTAGAAACACTCGGCCAAGAATGGCTCTTTTTGACAGTGGGAGAGGCTGTCGGAGCATGCAACTACATGCTTCATTCTTGCAAGCCAAAGAGCACGGCTGACGATCAATCAGAAAAGTATTCGAACAACATTGTTtga